In Streptomyces pluripotens, the genomic window CGACCGGAGAAGATCCATACGGTATAGCGGGCGACATCGGTCCGGATCGTCAACCGAACGACTCGAGCCCGGGTCTTGCAGGCCCAGCTGCCTCACTCCAGGTCGATGTCCCGGGCCCCGGGGACGGTGAGGGCGTGGCTCCAGACGCTGGGGCCGGCGAACAGGTCGAGGATGATCCGCCTCATGAGACCGGCTCGGAATTTTCCTGTACCGGCTCGGCTTCGCCACGGCACGCCCAGGGAGAGCAGCCGTCGACCACACCGTTCTCCAGCTCCTCCGCATCGGTTCGGGCGTCCAGCGGCTGCTTGCGGGCGGCCGATTCGGCGGCAGTCACGTGGCCGATCGGGGCCTGGGCGAGCGGTTCCCGGGAGCGGTGCAGGAACGCCTGCCTGAGCAGCCGACCCGTCGTACGAAGGCATTCCCCGGTGCGACATACTCTCCCGATGAGTTCACGCCCTTTTCCGATCAGTCAGCCGATCACGATACGGAGGGCCGTCGCGCGGGATGCCAAACGGCTCACGCGGCTCGTGCGTGGCTCAGGTGCCTACGAGGGCAAGTACGCAGCCGCAGTCGCGGGCTACCGGGTCGGTCCTGATTACATCGAGGAACACCGCGCCTTCGTGGCCGTCGGCGCCGACGAGCATGGAGGCCGGGTTCTCGGGTTCTACTCGCTCGTCCTCGCTCCACCGGAGCTCGACCTGCTGTTCGTCGCCGACGAAGTGCAAGGACGGGGTATTGGACGGCTGCTCGTGGCGCACATGCAGTCCGAGGCTCGTGCCGCCGGGCTCGACCGTCTCAAGGTCGTGTCGCATCTTCCCGCCGAGGACTTCTACCACCGCGTTGGTGCGGTGCGGACCGGGACCGCGTTCGCGAACCCGCCCGCCGTGCCGTGGGACCGTCCCGAATTCGAGTTTCGCATTCCTTCGGAATGACGCGGTGTGCCGGTTGGCGGGGCACCGGCTTCGCCTGCATGGTGGTCGGCATGCAGGAGCCGTTGGACGCCGCGCGCTCCGTGTGTGCCGTCGTCTCTGCCCTGGCGGGGTGATCGCTTGCGCCAGCGGCCTCCCCCGGCTACTTCCTTGCCTCCGGCACTCCCAGAGCGTTGACCTCGTCCATCAGCCTCTCCCGCTCAGGTGGCCGAAAACCCGCAACATGCGCATCGCGACCGAGGAAATCTTCGGCCCGGTGGTCACAGTCACCGCGTTCTCCTCAGAGAACGAGGCCGCCGAGATCGCCAACGGATCGGACTACGGACTGCTGGCCGGGGTCTACAGCCGCGACAGCGCGACCGCGTTCCGGGTGGCCAGGCGGCTGGAGGTCGCCATGGTGTTCGCCCAACAACTACTTCCGCAGCATCCTCGGCGCCCCCTTCGGAGGCACCAAGCACAGCGGCTACGGGCGCGAGCACGCCCCCGAAACACTGCGCACCTACCCGGGATGATCCGCTTCCCCACGGGCCTTGCCGCTATCCCGCAGTGGCGCGCCGTCACCGACATCTATTTACCTGAGCTCGGAGGTCGGCGCGATGCCGCGTGCACTCTGCGAATTCTCGGCGTCGCTGTGACTCGATTGCCGGAGGGCGTGAATCCCTTATGGCGGCTGCAGAAGTGGTGCGCGCGGTAAGCGAGCCTGCGTCTGGAGTGGGTGGGGGCGATCCCCTCCGCGAGCCGGCTGTCACAGCCGATTCTTTCCTGAGTAGTAGGCGCGGGCTGCTCGGCCGTGACGCTCGTTTGAGGCTCTGTGCGCCCGCACGCTGCGCGGCGAGCCGAGAAAGTGGCGCTGAGCTGCTCTTTTCCGCGGCTCGCGCAGGCCGACAACCTTCCGATGGCCCATCATGCGGAGTGCGTTGCCACCCCGGCCTGCTGGGGTGGCTGCTTACTCCCGTGCCCGGCGTCGATGCCGGCGAGGCCGCGGCTGGAACCGGGACCGTGCTGCCGGGCTGTGGTTCAGGCGTCGATGATGACAGGGATGATGAGGGGCTTGCGGCGGTGGGTGCGGAATGCCCAGTTCGCGACGGCGCGGGCGAGGAGTTGTTCGAGTTGGCGCGCGTCCCCGACACCTTCCTCGGCCGCGGTGGCCAGGGTCTTCTCGATGACGGGGATGACCGGCTCGAAGGTGGTGTCGTCGTGGACGAAGCCCCGGGCCAGGAAGTCGGGGGCCTCGGCAAGGGCGCCGGTGTCTGCGT contains:
- a CDS encoding GNAT family N-acetyltransferase, with amino-acid sequence MSSRPFPISQPITIRRAVARDAKRLTRLVRGSGAYEGKYAAAVAGYRVGPDYIEEHRAFVAVGADEHGGRVLGFYSLVLAPPELDLLFVADEVQGRGIGRLLVAHMQSEARAAGLDRLKVVSHLPAEDFYHRVGAVRTGTAFANPPAVPWDRPEFEFRIPSE
- a CDS encoding aldehyde dehydrogenase family protein, with the protein product MRIATEEIFGPVVTVTAFSSENEAAEIANGSDYGLLAGVYSRDSATAFRVARRLEVAMVFAQQLLPQHPRRPLRRHQAQRLRARARPRNTAHLPGMIRFPTGLAAIPQWRAVTDIYLPELGGRRDAACTLRILGVAVTRLPEGVNPLWRLQKWCAR